Proteins encoded together in one Drosophila willistoni isolate 14030-0811.24 chromosome XR unlocalized genomic scaffold, UCI_dwil_1.1 Seg105, whole genome shotgun sequence window:
- the LOC6646041 gene encoding protein ECT2 isoform X3 codes for MPTPRRFSFVKGDTNTDCKKLVTVRREALSYFTYEKQLKQAKVCLCQVYEDFTELSITREEPPATQICLVGDAGRDMETLQAAHSFGMPVIISETGMEFIDGSGIPDGAKSRTFFVLPDFEGSLYETLNSQKQCILGPPALKHAAQLKITIGQNTRPIYNYAMQGVVTSFTGIRKREELTKMVHLIHSMGGCIKKDLMNTRTTHLICNQSGGEKYQYAKTFRLAVVRSGWVYAAWDERNTLNFDATKEYFTKSHKLKPFEGHKICFFGFPAEDHQHMVDVLLENGGMYAELDDPECSHVVVDEHTTTTKPEPNNKSSHILKSDWFWYYIKDGYANERDYLFGDYLDTFANTPNTADRPESLLFSNNKRKRKRISQRLQLEGTPLGSSKRRSSVSEAGLLSGSNSFFDCTTSPDKSLGDKLLMQAGEAEVGGESSTPAKKSMRFNHFMDFFTTESNYVGILDTILNLFKNKLDELAETENDELLNKSEIKSIFGNFLPIHEVHQSMLEKLRDMHSNWHEDCLIGDIIIQHQDQLVKAYPPYVNFFEKMKEQLHRCDREYPRFHAFLKINQMKPECGRQSLEDLMIRPVQRLPSISLLLNDILKHTTGSNVDHARLEEALKAIKQVMLHINEDKRRTESRMAMFDIFNDIEGCPAHLVSSNRSFISKCEVNELSDSLSGRGDSLLLFLFSDSIELCKRKSRGFNTAKSPSTAKTHKHIKFISLNTVQFVIDITDSSRAFGLLLRDEKENLYAFSITDEETEKSVYVKKLSMQIAAHTCRTDASNILLCHTSKELQVDISDTNVSTLSKAFKLAARTRLKVGRAFSFNKTPNKLKRAVSTIMTSPFGSNNSLTPASQLSQMRLASCTNINEVDDDDEDMRSNSPSTQSVPPLSVQPTRKNKPGIDRI; via the exons ATGCCGACACCGCGGCGATTCAGTTTCGTCAAAGGAGATACTAACACTGACTGCAAGAAATTGGTCACAGTTCGTCGAGAAGCCTTGTCGTATTTCACCTATGAAAAGCAGCTCAAGCAAGCAAAAGTTTGCCTTTGCCAGGTGTATGAGGACTTTACAG AGTTGTCGATTACAAGGGAGGAACCACCAGCAACACAAATCTGCTTGGTGGGCGATGCCGGCAGGGATATGGAAACGCTGCAGGCAGCCCACTCCTTTGGCATGCCAGTGATAATATCTGAAACAGGAATGGAGTTCATCGATGGTAGTGGTATTCCTGATGGAGCCAAAAGTCGTACGTTCTTCGTCTTGCCAGATTTCGAAGGCTCCCTATATGAGACATTGAACAGCCAGAAGCAATG TATTTTGGGTCCCCCCGCGTTGAAGCATGCGGCTCAGTTGAAAATTACCATTGGGCAGAACACACGACCCATCTACAATTATGCCATGCAGGGCGTTGTGACCAGCTTCACTGGCATAAGGAAGCGGGAAGAGTTG ACTAAAATGGTCCATTTGATCCACTCAATGGGCGGGTGTATTAAAAAGGACTTGATGAATACTCGTACAACGCATTTGATTTGCAATCAGAGTGGTGGAGAAAAATACCA atacgCAAAGACTTTTCGCTTGGCCGTAGTCAGGTCAGGTTGGGTATATGCCGCCTGGGATGAGCGGAATACCTTAAATTTTGATGCCACAAAagaatattttacaaaatcgCACAAATTGAAGCCGTTTGAAGGTCATAAAATCTGTTTTTTCGGCTTCCCGGCAGAGGATCATCAACATATGGTGGATGTTTTGTTGGAGAATGGTGGAATGTATGCCGAATTGGATGATCCGGAGTGCTCTCATGTG GTGGTTGATGAGCATACAACTACAACGAAACCAGAGCCAAATAACAAGAGCTCCCATATATTGAAATCGGATTGGTTTTGGTACTACATAAAGGATGGCTATGCCAATGAACGGGACTACTTGTTTGGAGAC TATCTGGATACCTTTGCAAACACCCCGAATACAGCTGATCGTCCTGAATCGCTGCTATTTAGCAATAACAAAAGGAAACGCAAACGAATTTCACAGCGTCTACAATTGGAGGGCACTCCATTGGGGTCCAGCAAGAGACGTTCTTCTGTATCAGAAGCTGGCCTCTTGTCTGGTTCGAATAGTTTTTTCGATTGCACGACCAGTCCGGATAAATCGCTGGGTGACAAGCTGTTAATGCAGGCGGGAGAGGCGGAAGTTGGTGGTGAATCCTCAACGCCGGCAAAGAAATCAATGCGGTTTAATCATTTTATGGATTTCTTTACCACGGAATCGAATTATGTCGGAATATTGGATACCATATTGAAT TTGTTCAAGAACAAACTCGATGAGTTGGCCGAAACCGAGAACGATGAATTGTTAAATAAATCTGAAATCAAATCGATATTCGGCAATTTCCTACCAATACATGAGGTACATCAATCAATGCTTGAAAAATTACGCGATATGCATTCGAATTGGCATGAGGATTGTCTAATTGGTGACATTATCATTCAACATCAAGATCAATTGGTCAAGGCCTATCCTCCCTATGTGAATTTCTTTGAGAAAATGAAAGAGCAACTGCATCGTTGCGATCGGGAATATCCCCGCTTCCATGCATTCCTCAAGATTAACCAGATGAAACCGGAATGCGGTCGCCAGAGCTTGGAGGATCTCATGATTCGACCAGTTCAGCGCTTGCCAAGCATAAGTCTTCTGCTAAACGACATCCTAAAACACACCACAGGCTCTAATGTGGACCATGCGAGGCTCGAGGAGGCCCTCAAGGCCATCAAACAGGTTATGTTACACATAAACGAGGATAAACGGCGCACCGAATCGAGAATGGCCATGTTCGATATATTCAACGATATCGAAGGTTGCCCAGCGCATTTGGTTAGCTCCAACAGGAGTTTCATATCGAAGTGCGAAGTGAATGAGTTATCCGATTCGCTAAGCGGTCGTGGCGACAGTTTACTATTATTCCTTTTCTCCGATTCCATTGAGTTGTGCAAGCGGAAATCAAGAGGTTTCAATACGGCCAAATCGCCAAGTACGGCCAAAACGCACAAGCatatcaagtttatttcattGAATACGGTTCAATTTGTGATCGATATAACGGATAGCTCGCGTGCATTTGGCCTCCTGCTACGCGATGAGAAGGAGAATCTATATGCATTTAGCATAACTGACGAGGAAACGGAGAAATCGGTCTATGTTAAGAAGTTGTCGATGCAAATAGCTGCTCACACATGTCGGACTGATGCT AGTAATATCTTGCTGTGCCACACTTCCAAGGAACTGCAAGTGGACATAAGTGATACAAATGTCAGTACTTTGAGCAAGGCTTTCAAATTGGCTGCGAGGACACGCCTTAAG GTCGGTCGAGCGTTCTCCTTCAACAAAACTCCAAACAAATTGAAACGTGCTGTATCAACTATAATGACGTCGCCATTTGGCAGCAATAACTCATTGACGCCGGCCTCCCAATTGTCCCAAATGCGTTTGGCGAGCTGCACTAACATCAAT GAAGtggatgatgacgatgaggatATGCGCAGCAATTCGCCCTCAACGCAATCGGTGCCGCCGCTTTCAGTGCAGCCCACACGCAAGAATAAACCAGGCATTGACCGCATATAA
- the LOC6646041 gene encoding protein ECT2 isoform X1 — translation MPTPRRFSFVKGDTNTDCKKLVTVRREALSYFTYEKQLKQAKVCLCQVYEDFTELSITREEPPATQICLVGDAGRDMETLQAAHSFGMPVIISETGMEFIDGSGIPDGAKSRTFFVLPDFEGSLYETLNSQKQCILGPPALKHAAQLKITIGQNTRPIYNYAMQGVVTSFTGIRKREELTKMVHLIHSMGGCIKKDLMNTRTTHLICNQSGGEKYQYAKTFRLAVVRSGWVYAAWDERNTLNFDATKEYFTKSHKLKPFEGHKICFFGFPAEDHQHMVDVLLENGGMYAELDDPECSHVVIPDKGAVFTNPPPSSHCSNTNNHFETTTTTTTTTTSTTTTPTTTPPQMTTTDEKQADELEDIHFDERLFCDNNDEDDDVLPESDDEFKEDETYIEPRKPKRRCIENDINNDCSIVDSPIFAAKHKEQKLLSVGSSISRTIKRSVSFVLEPKSKKPRRNSTVVQDLDSLFAENPINYNINNNNTPGKLTSSIQKTWTGFRRRLASTNSPYLDYMATPPRPPRRMSVTPETPLSQMITSPERRVLRGRGAAAAATTEADEGGSAVVDGGGIVTGNVSAISTPKTRKRRRESPPCNSKQNALSSQTQNAVELNNQTVVDEHTTTTKPEPNNKSSHILKSDWFWYYIKDGYANERDYLFGDYLDTFANTPNTADRPESLLFSNNKRKRKRISQRLQLEGTPLGSSKRRSSVSEAGLLSGSNSFFDCTTSPDKSLGDKLLMQAGEAEVGGESSTPAKKSMRFNHFMDFFTTESNYVGILDTILNLFKNKLDELAETENDELLNKSEIKSIFGNFLPIHEVHQSMLEKLRDMHSNWHEDCLIGDIIIQHQDQLVKAYPPYVNFFEKMKEQLHRCDREYPRFHAFLKINQMKPECGRQSLEDLMIRPVQRLPSISLLLNDILKHTTGSNVDHARLEEALKAIKQVMLHINEDKRRTESRMAMFDIFNDIEGCPAHLVSSNRSFISKCEVNELSDSLSGRGDSLLLFLFSDSIELCKRKSRGFNTAKSPSTAKTHKHIKFISLNTVQFVIDITDSSRAFGLLLRDEKENLYAFSITDEETEKSVYVKKLSMQIAAHTCRTDASNILLCHTSKELQVDISDTNVSTLSKAFKLAARTRLKVGRAFSFNKTPNKLKRAVSTIMTSPFGSNNSLTPASQLSQMRLASCTNINEVDDDDEDMRSNSPSTQSVPPLSVQPTRKNKPGIDRI, via the exons ATGCCGACACCGCGGCGATTCAGTTTCGTCAAAGGAGATACTAACACTGACTGCAAGAAATTGGTCACAGTTCGTCGAGAAGCCTTGTCGTATTTCACCTATGAAAAGCAGCTCAAGCAAGCAAAAGTTTGCCTTTGCCAGGTGTATGAGGACTTTACAG AGTTGTCGATTACAAGGGAGGAACCACCAGCAACACAAATCTGCTTGGTGGGCGATGCCGGCAGGGATATGGAAACGCTGCAGGCAGCCCACTCCTTTGGCATGCCAGTGATAATATCTGAAACAGGAATGGAGTTCATCGATGGTAGTGGTATTCCTGATGGAGCCAAAAGTCGTACGTTCTTCGTCTTGCCAGATTTCGAAGGCTCCCTATATGAGACATTGAACAGCCAGAAGCAATG TATTTTGGGTCCCCCCGCGTTGAAGCATGCGGCTCAGTTGAAAATTACCATTGGGCAGAACACACGACCCATCTACAATTATGCCATGCAGGGCGTTGTGACCAGCTTCACTGGCATAAGGAAGCGGGAAGAGTTG ACTAAAATGGTCCATTTGATCCACTCAATGGGCGGGTGTATTAAAAAGGACTTGATGAATACTCGTACAACGCATTTGATTTGCAATCAGAGTGGTGGAGAAAAATACCA atacgCAAAGACTTTTCGCTTGGCCGTAGTCAGGTCAGGTTGGGTATATGCCGCCTGGGATGAGCGGAATACCTTAAATTTTGATGCCACAAAagaatattttacaaaatcgCACAAATTGAAGCCGTTTGAAGGTCATAAAATCTGTTTTTTCGGCTTCCCGGCAGAGGATCATCAACATATGGTGGATGTTTTGTTGGAGAATGGTGGAATGTATGCCGAATTGGATGATCCGGAGTGCTCTCATGTG GTGATACCCGATAAGGGAGCTGTATTCACTAACCCCCCACCTTCATCCCATTGTAGTAATACTAATAATCATTTTGAAACCActaccacaacaacaacaacaacaacatcaacgaCTACTACCCCGACTACGACTCCTCCACAAATGACTACCACGGACGAAAAACAGGCCGACGAACTGGAAGACATACATTTTGACGAACGCTTGTTTtgtgataataatgatgaagatgatgatgtgCTTCCCGAATCCGATGATGAATTTAAAGAGGATGAAACATACATTGAACCGCGTAAACCGAAACGCAGATGCATTGAGAACGACATCAACAATGATTGTTCCATTGTTGATTCCCCCATTTTTGCTGCAAAACATAAGGAACAAAAATTGCTAAGCGTTGGCTCCTCCATATCGAGAACCATAAAACGTTCGGTTAGCTTTGTATTGGAACCAAAATCCAAGAAACCAAGACGTAATAGCACGGTTGTTCAAGATCTTGACTCGCTGTTTGCGGAAAACccaataaattataatattaataataataatacaccCGGTAAATTGACCTCATCGATACAAAAAACCTGGACCGGATTCCGTAGACGTTTAGCCTCCACAAATAGTCCATATTTGGATTATATGGCTACACCACCAAGACCACCCAGACGAATGTCTGTCACACCGGAGACACCATTGAGTCAAATGATAACCTCACCGGAACGTCGTGTCTTACGAGGaagaggagcagcagcagcggcaacaacGGAAGCAGATGAAGGAGGATCAGCAGTAGTAGATGGTGGTGGTATCGTGACTGGCAACGTCTCGGCAATTTCAACTCCCAAGACACGTAAACGTCGCCGGGAGAGTCCTCCATGTAACTCAAAACAGAATGCATTATCTAGTCAAACCCAAAATGCAGTCGAATTGAATAATCAAACg GTGGTTGATGAGCATACAACTACAACGAAACCAGAGCCAAATAACAAGAGCTCCCATATATTGAAATCGGATTGGTTTTGGTACTACATAAAGGATGGCTATGCCAATGAACGGGACTACTTGTTTGGAGAC TATCTGGATACCTTTGCAAACACCCCGAATACAGCTGATCGTCCTGAATCGCTGCTATTTAGCAATAACAAAAGGAAACGCAAACGAATTTCACAGCGTCTACAATTGGAGGGCACTCCATTGGGGTCCAGCAAGAGACGTTCTTCTGTATCAGAAGCTGGCCTCTTGTCTGGTTCGAATAGTTTTTTCGATTGCACGACCAGTCCGGATAAATCGCTGGGTGACAAGCTGTTAATGCAGGCGGGAGAGGCGGAAGTTGGTGGTGAATCCTCAACGCCGGCAAAGAAATCAATGCGGTTTAATCATTTTATGGATTTCTTTACCACGGAATCGAATTATGTCGGAATATTGGATACCATATTGAAT TTGTTCAAGAACAAACTCGATGAGTTGGCCGAAACCGAGAACGATGAATTGTTAAATAAATCTGAAATCAAATCGATATTCGGCAATTTCCTACCAATACATGAGGTACATCAATCAATGCTTGAAAAATTACGCGATATGCATTCGAATTGGCATGAGGATTGTCTAATTGGTGACATTATCATTCAACATCAAGATCAATTGGTCAAGGCCTATCCTCCCTATGTGAATTTCTTTGAGAAAATGAAAGAGCAACTGCATCGTTGCGATCGGGAATATCCCCGCTTCCATGCATTCCTCAAGATTAACCAGATGAAACCGGAATGCGGTCGCCAGAGCTTGGAGGATCTCATGATTCGACCAGTTCAGCGCTTGCCAAGCATAAGTCTTCTGCTAAACGACATCCTAAAACACACCACAGGCTCTAATGTGGACCATGCGAGGCTCGAGGAGGCCCTCAAGGCCATCAAACAGGTTATGTTACACATAAACGAGGATAAACGGCGCACCGAATCGAGAATGGCCATGTTCGATATATTCAACGATATCGAAGGTTGCCCAGCGCATTTGGTTAGCTCCAACAGGAGTTTCATATCGAAGTGCGAAGTGAATGAGTTATCCGATTCGCTAAGCGGTCGTGGCGACAGTTTACTATTATTCCTTTTCTCCGATTCCATTGAGTTGTGCAAGCGGAAATCAAGAGGTTTCAATACGGCCAAATCGCCAAGTACGGCCAAAACGCACAAGCatatcaagtttatttcattGAATACGGTTCAATTTGTGATCGATATAACGGATAGCTCGCGTGCATTTGGCCTCCTGCTACGCGATGAGAAGGAGAATCTATATGCATTTAGCATAACTGACGAGGAAACGGAGAAATCGGTCTATGTTAAGAAGTTGTCGATGCAAATAGCTGCTCACACATGTCGGACTGATGCT AGTAATATCTTGCTGTGCCACACTTCCAAGGAACTGCAAGTGGACATAAGTGATACAAATGTCAGTACTTTGAGCAAGGCTTTCAAATTGGCTGCGAGGACACGCCTTAAG GTCGGTCGAGCGTTCTCCTTCAACAAAACTCCAAACAAATTGAAACGTGCTGTATCAACTATAATGACGTCGCCATTTGGCAGCAATAACTCATTGACGCCGGCCTCCCAATTGTCCCAAATGCGTTTGGCGAGCTGCACTAACATCAAT GAAGtggatgatgacgatgaggatATGCGCAGCAATTCGCCCTCAACGCAATCGGTGCCGCCGCTTTCAGTGCAGCCCACACGCAAGAATAAACCAGGCATTGACCGCATATAA
- the LOC6646041 gene encoding protein ECT2 isoform X2, with product METTETQQQKIELSITREEPPATQICLVGDAGRDMETLQAAHSFGMPVIISETGMEFIDGSGIPDGAKSRTFFVLPDFEGSLYETLNSQKQCILGPPALKHAAQLKITIGQNTRPIYNYAMQGVVTSFTGIRKREELTKMVHLIHSMGGCIKKDLMNTRTTHLICNQSGGEKYQYAKTFRLAVVRSGWVYAAWDERNTLNFDATKEYFTKSHKLKPFEGHKICFFGFPAEDHQHMVDVLLENGGMYAELDDPECSHVVIPDKGAVFTNPPPSSHCSNTNNHFETTTTTTTTTTSTTTTPTTTPPQMTTTDEKQADELEDIHFDERLFCDNNDEDDDVLPESDDEFKEDETYIEPRKPKRRCIENDINNDCSIVDSPIFAAKHKEQKLLSVGSSISRTIKRSVSFVLEPKSKKPRRNSTVVQDLDSLFAENPINYNINNNNTPGKLTSSIQKTWTGFRRRLASTNSPYLDYMATPPRPPRRMSVTPETPLSQMITSPERRVLRGRGAAAAATTEADEGGSAVVDGGGIVTGNVSAISTPKTRKRRRESPPCNSKQNALSSQTQNAVELNNQTVVDEHTTTTKPEPNNKSSHILKSDWFWYYIKDGYANERDYLFGDYLDTFANTPNTADRPESLLFSNNKRKRKRISQRLQLEGTPLGSSKRRSSVSEAGLLSGSNSFFDCTTSPDKSLGDKLLMQAGEAEVGGESSTPAKKSMRFNHFMDFFTTESNYVGILDTILNLFKNKLDELAETENDELLNKSEIKSIFGNFLPIHEVHQSMLEKLRDMHSNWHEDCLIGDIIIQHQDQLVKAYPPYVNFFEKMKEQLHRCDREYPRFHAFLKINQMKPECGRQSLEDLMIRPVQRLPSISLLLNDILKHTTGSNVDHARLEEALKAIKQVMLHINEDKRRTESRMAMFDIFNDIEGCPAHLVSSNRSFISKCEVNELSDSLSGRGDSLLLFLFSDSIELCKRKSRGFNTAKSPSTAKTHKHIKFISLNTVQFVIDITDSSRAFGLLLRDEKENLYAFSITDEETEKSVYVKKLSMQIAAHTCRTDASNILLCHTSKELQVDISDTNVSTLSKAFKLAARTRLKVGRAFSFNKTPNKLKRAVSTIMTSPFGSNNSLTPASQLSQMRLASCTNINEVDDDDEDMRSNSPSTQSVPPLSVQPTRKNKPGIDRI from the exons ATGGAAACAACCGAGacgcagcaacaaaaaatcg AGTTGTCGATTACAAGGGAGGAACCACCAGCAACACAAATCTGCTTGGTGGGCGATGCCGGCAGGGATATGGAAACGCTGCAGGCAGCCCACTCCTTTGGCATGCCAGTGATAATATCTGAAACAGGAATGGAGTTCATCGATGGTAGTGGTATTCCTGATGGAGCCAAAAGTCGTACGTTCTTCGTCTTGCCAGATTTCGAAGGCTCCCTATATGAGACATTGAACAGCCAGAAGCAATG TATTTTGGGTCCCCCCGCGTTGAAGCATGCGGCTCAGTTGAAAATTACCATTGGGCAGAACACACGACCCATCTACAATTATGCCATGCAGGGCGTTGTGACCAGCTTCACTGGCATAAGGAAGCGGGAAGAGTTG ACTAAAATGGTCCATTTGATCCACTCAATGGGCGGGTGTATTAAAAAGGACTTGATGAATACTCGTACAACGCATTTGATTTGCAATCAGAGTGGTGGAGAAAAATACCA atacgCAAAGACTTTTCGCTTGGCCGTAGTCAGGTCAGGTTGGGTATATGCCGCCTGGGATGAGCGGAATACCTTAAATTTTGATGCCACAAAagaatattttacaaaatcgCACAAATTGAAGCCGTTTGAAGGTCATAAAATCTGTTTTTTCGGCTTCCCGGCAGAGGATCATCAACATATGGTGGATGTTTTGTTGGAGAATGGTGGAATGTATGCCGAATTGGATGATCCGGAGTGCTCTCATGTG GTGATACCCGATAAGGGAGCTGTATTCACTAACCCCCCACCTTCATCCCATTGTAGTAATACTAATAATCATTTTGAAACCActaccacaacaacaacaacaacaacatcaacgaCTACTACCCCGACTACGACTCCTCCACAAATGACTACCACGGACGAAAAACAGGCCGACGAACTGGAAGACATACATTTTGACGAACGCTTGTTTtgtgataataatgatgaagatgatgatgtgCTTCCCGAATCCGATGATGAATTTAAAGAGGATGAAACATACATTGAACCGCGTAAACCGAAACGCAGATGCATTGAGAACGACATCAACAATGATTGTTCCATTGTTGATTCCCCCATTTTTGCTGCAAAACATAAGGAACAAAAATTGCTAAGCGTTGGCTCCTCCATATCGAGAACCATAAAACGTTCGGTTAGCTTTGTATTGGAACCAAAATCCAAGAAACCAAGACGTAATAGCACGGTTGTTCAAGATCTTGACTCGCTGTTTGCGGAAAACccaataaattataatattaataataataatacaccCGGTAAATTGACCTCATCGATACAAAAAACCTGGACCGGATTCCGTAGACGTTTAGCCTCCACAAATAGTCCATATTTGGATTATATGGCTACACCACCAAGACCACCCAGACGAATGTCTGTCACACCGGAGACACCATTGAGTCAAATGATAACCTCACCGGAACGTCGTGTCTTACGAGGaagaggagcagcagcagcggcaacaacGGAAGCAGATGAAGGAGGATCAGCAGTAGTAGATGGTGGTGGTATCGTGACTGGCAACGTCTCGGCAATTTCAACTCCCAAGACACGTAAACGTCGCCGGGAGAGTCCTCCATGTAACTCAAAACAGAATGCATTATCTAGTCAAACCCAAAATGCAGTCGAATTGAATAATCAAACg GTGGTTGATGAGCATACAACTACAACGAAACCAGAGCCAAATAACAAGAGCTCCCATATATTGAAATCGGATTGGTTTTGGTACTACATAAAGGATGGCTATGCCAATGAACGGGACTACTTGTTTGGAGAC TATCTGGATACCTTTGCAAACACCCCGAATACAGCTGATCGTCCTGAATCGCTGCTATTTAGCAATAACAAAAGGAAACGCAAACGAATTTCACAGCGTCTACAATTGGAGGGCACTCCATTGGGGTCCAGCAAGAGACGTTCTTCTGTATCAGAAGCTGGCCTCTTGTCTGGTTCGAATAGTTTTTTCGATTGCACGACCAGTCCGGATAAATCGCTGGGTGACAAGCTGTTAATGCAGGCGGGAGAGGCGGAAGTTGGTGGTGAATCCTCAACGCCGGCAAAGAAATCAATGCGGTTTAATCATTTTATGGATTTCTTTACCACGGAATCGAATTATGTCGGAATATTGGATACCATATTGAAT TTGTTCAAGAACAAACTCGATGAGTTGGCCGAAACCGAGAACGATGAATTGTTAAATAAATCTGAAATCAAATCGATATTCGGCAATTTCCTACCAATACATGAGGTACATCAATCAATGCTTGAAAAATTACGCGATATGCATTCGAATTGGCATGAGGATTGTCTAATTGGTGACATTATCATTCAACATCAAGATCAATTGGTCAAGGCCTATCCTCCCTATGTGAATTTCTTTGAGAAAATGAAAGAGCAACTGCATCGTTGCGATCGGGAATATCCCCGCTTCCATGCATTCCTCAAGATTAACCAGATGAAACCGGAATGCGGTCGCCAGAGCTTGGAGGATCTCATGATTCGACCAGTTCAGCGCTTGCCAAGCATAAGTCTTCTGCTAAACGACATCCTAAAACACACCACAGGCTCTAATGTGGACCATGCGAGGCTCGAGGAGGCCCTCAAGGCCATCAAACAGGTTATGTTACACATAAACGAGGATAAACGGCGCACCGAATCGAGAATGGCCATGTTCGATATATTCAACGATATCGAAGGTTGCCCAGCGCATTTGGTTAGCTCCAACAGGAGTTTCATATCGAAGTGCGAAGTGAATGAGTTATCCGATTCGCTAAGCGGTCGTGGCGACAGTTTACTATTATTCCTTTTCTCCGATTCCATTGAGTTGTGCAAGCGGAAATCAAGAGGTTTCAATACGGCCAAATCGCCAAGTACGGCCAAAACGCACAAGCatatcaagtttatttcattGAATACGGTTCAATTTGTGATCGATATAACGGATAGCTCGCGTGCATTTGGCCTCCTGCTACGCGATGAGAAGGAGAATCTATATGCATTTAGCATAACTGACGAGGAAACGGAGAAATCGGTCTATGTTAAGAAGTTGTCGATGCAAATAGCTGCTCACACATGTCGGACTGATGCT AGTAATATCTTGCTGTGCCACACTTCCAAGGAACTGCAAGTGGACATAAGTGATACAAATGTCAGTACTTTGAGCAAGGCTTTCAAATTGGCTGCGAGGACACGCCTTAAG GTCGGTCGAGCGTTCTCCTTCAACAAAACTCCAAACAAATTGAAACGTGCTGTATCAACTATAATGACGTCGCCATTTGGCAGCAATAACTCATTGACGCCGGCCTCCCAATTGTCCCAAATGCGTTTGGCGAGCTGCACTAACATCAAT GAAGtggatgatgacgatgaggatATGCGCAGCAATTCGCCCTCAACGCAATCGGTGCCGCCGCTTTCAGTGCAGCCCACACGCAAGAATAAACCAGGCATTGACCGCATATAA